The nucleotide sequence ACTTCCTAAAGCGCCGGTAAACATAGGTATTTTCATCTTGACTTTTTCCGTTGCTCCATACCAGGCTTCGGTGGTTACTTCCGGAAATATGGCATGATCCGGGTGAGCCTCAATCCCTTCAGCGCCAATGGCGTACCCCATTATATTCAGATGGGAATAATCGACAGGATAGTCTTTATCTGTTCCGGCTGTAACCTCGCCAAAAGGGCTGGGATAAAGCAGTTCTCTGCCACGAAACGTTGATTTGAAAAGATCGCAATTTCCCCTGCATCCATCCACACACCGGCTGCAGATACCGGATTGAGGGGCAACACTTCTGGAGCGATTTTTTGTCTGCAATGCCTCGTTGGCGTTGGGTCTGTGCAAATTCATTTTTTCTCCTTTTTAAAAATGGTTTTTAAAAAACAAAAAGGCGCCTTCCCTTTAACGGGAAAAGACGCCTTTGTCTTAAAAATAAATTTTCCACACACCTTTGTGCAGAAATTAATTATTACTTTTTAAATATGTATTTTTATTAGCTGTACTAATTTTAATTGTCAAGCCTTTATTATTTGAAAAGGAAATAAATCTGTTGGCGTCGTAGAAAGCCCCATCTACTGCGCCTTTTTATCCCGCTGATTTTTAGCGGGGGTATATGGAACTTTCTACTTAACCATCAAAGATACTTTTTACAAAACCGTAAAAGTTGATGAATTCGTAAACAGCTAAGTCTTTGAATAAACGACGGATGACGAGATGCTTTGTAATACTTATTCGAGTTCTTCAGAAAGGAGTACAGCTTCAGCCACGGTTCTCATGGATTTACGAGTATCCATACTCCGCTTTCTGATCCACTGGTAAGCCTCCTCTCCGGTTTTTTTACGCTTACGCATCAGGATCTCTTTTGCACGCTCTACCATTTTACGGGTCTCCAGTTCTTCCTCAATCACCCTGGTCTTTACCATGAGTTCCGTGTTCATGATTGCCACAGCCGCCTGGTTGGCCACAGTCGTGATCAGGTTTACTTCTGTTTCTGGGAAAATATGAGGTTCTGCGGTAAAGCAATTGAGTACGCCAATCACTTTTTCATCACGTACCTGCAACGGCACACTGACCATTGATACCAGGCCAAGTTGTTTTGCCATCTCTTTTTCTTTAAATCTGGATTCTTTCAACACATCTTTGATAATAAGGGGCCGCTTATGCATAGCCACAAATCCCACCACCCCTTCATCCATGTTTAGGGATCGATCTTTCATGTATACAGGATCGATGGTTTGTGAGGCTTTTAGTCTGATTTTCAAAGGATCCGAATTTTCATCAATCAGCCACAGGGAGCATATTTCAACCCCTGTGACTTTGGCTAACACCATAACGATCAGCTTTAAGATATCTTCCAGGTAAAGATCCGAAGTAATCACCCGGCTGATATCCATGACCGCTTTAATATATTTATCATAGGTTTCAGGAATTATGTTTACCATGTTTACTGATACCGTCTTCTCAATTGCTTAAATGACTAGAAGCCTTCAGGTAGCCGCTATATTTGGGTTTTTATTTTATCAGGCCTGTATATCCCTGTCAATGACGGTAAAATCTTATCTTGATTTAAATGATAATCTTTGGTTATAAATGCTACTGTTTTATTAAGTCTGTTTATCATCATACATAATTTTCAGGAGTTGCAATTGGAAAAAACAACGGAAAATAGACTGTCTCTTCTCAGGCAATCCCTGGCTGAAAAGAAGTTTGATACTCTCATGGTTTTGATTGAGGAAAACCGTCATTATTTGAGTGGTTTTACCGGAGAAGACACCCAATTTGACGAATCAGCAGGGGCTCTTTTTATCACCGACTCCAAATTGATTCTTGCCACCGATTCACGTTACGAACTGCAGGCCAAAAATGAAGCCCCTCTTTTTAAGATTGTCTGCTATAAAGAAGGGCTGGCAAAAGAACTTCCCAATATAACAGATATGCTGGGCACCAAAAGACTCGGGTTTGAAAGTGTGCGCATGTCCTATATGCAATACAACAAAATGACCGAAGAACTAAACAAAGCCGGAATGCAGGTAGAGCTTGTCCCTGTGGAAGATATGGTAGAAAACCTGCGGTTGATCAAAGATGAAAGTGAAATCAATACATTAAAAAAAGCTCTTTTAGTGGCAGAGGCTGTGTTCAAGCATATCAAAAGCACCATTGAACTCGGCATGACGGAAAAGCAGCTCGCATGGTCGATGGAAAAAGAGATGCGCGAGGCAGGCGCC is from Thermodesulfobacteriota bacterium and encodes:
- a CDS encoding Xaa-Pro peptidase family protein yields the protein MEKTTENRLSLLRQSLAEKKFDTLMVLIEENRHYLSGFTGEDTQFDESAGALFITDSKLILATDSRYELQAKNEAPLFKIVCYKEGLAKELPNITDMLGTKRLGFESVRMSYMQYNKMTEELNKAGMQVELVPVEDMVENLRLIKDESEINTLKKALLVAEAVFKHIKSTIELGMTEKQLAWSMEKEMREAGAQSLSFPTIVASGPNSALPHAIPSDRKIRSGEPVLFDWGAKLDGYCSDISRTVIVGTPDETFKKVFTTVSDAQKMATDAVKPGISSKAVDKIARDHIEKCGFKGKFGHGLGHGTGLAVHEHPRLSPLKETALESGMVFTVEPGIYIQDWGGIRLENMVAVRDSGVEVLNQLDPADFLIEI
- a CDS encoding GAF and ANTAR domain-containing protein, whose amino-acid sequence is MVNIIPETYDKYIKAVMDISRVITSDLYLEDILKLIVMVLAKVTGVEICSLWLIDENSDPLKIRLKASQTIDPVYMKDRSLNMDEGVVGFVAMHKRPLIIKDVLKESRFKEKEMAKQLGLVSMVSVPLQVRDEKVIGVLNCFTAEPHIFPETEVNLITTVANQAAVAIMNTELMVKTRVIEEELETRKMVERAKEILMRKRKKTGEEAYQWIRKRSMDTRKSMRTVAEAVLLSEELE